A single genomic interval of Arthrobacter sp. NicSoilB8 harbors:
- the cycA gene encoding D-serine/D-alanine/glycine transporter, translated as MSERTTAAAPATAESDIAHSGTAATRDAAAGNREPHLARALGNRHIQLLAIGGAIGTGLFMGSGKTISLAGPSVIFVYMIIGFMLFFVMRAMGEILLSNLNYKSFSDFAGDLLGPWAGFFTGWSYWFFWVVTGVADIVAIAGYVDKLAPGTPLWIPALITPVVLVLLNLPTVKAFGEAEFWFAIIKVVAIVALIITGAVMIATHFTSPNGAEANLANMWNDGGMFPHGMFGFILGFQIAIFAFAGIELVGTAAAETKDPEKNLPRAINSIPVRVLLFYVGALVVIMAVNPWRTIDPASSPFIGMFTLAGLGIAAVVINLVVLTSAASSANSGIYSTSRMIYGLAQDGNAPKAFGKLSLRKVPQNALLFSCIFLLAGLVLLYAGDSVIGAFTIVTSVASVLTMFVWSMILISYIVFRRRRPALHAASAFKMPGSAFMPYVVLAFFVFMLVALAQADDTRLALFVAPIWFLLLGGAWHFNRKTPLQQARIVEWQAVRAEEDVRAAV; from the coding sequence ATGTCTGAACGCACCACCGCGGCCGCACCGGCCACTGCAGAATCTGACATTGCCCACTCTGGAACCGCCGCAACCCGTGACGCCGCCGCCGGGAACCGCGAGCCGCACCTCGCCCGCGCCCTTGGCAACCGCCATATCCAGCTACTCGCCATCGGCGGCGCCATCGGTACCGGCCTGTTCATGGGCTCCGGCAAGACCATCTCCCTCGCCGGTCCGTCCGTCATCTTCGTCTACATGATCATCGGCTTCATGCTGTTTTTCGTCATGCGGGCCATGGGCGAGATCTTGCTCTCCAACCTGAACTACAAGTCCTTCAGCGACTTCGCCGGCGACCTGCTGGGCCCCTGGGCCGGCTTCTTCACCGGCTGGTCCTACTGGTTCTTCTGGGTAGTCACCGGCGTCGCGGACATCGTCGCCATCGCCGGCTACGTGGACAAGCTCGCGCCGGGCACGCCCCTGTGGATTCCTGCCCTGATCACGCCCGTGGTGCTGGTCCTCCTGAACCTCCCCACCGTCAAGGCGTTCGGTGAAGCTGAGTTCTGGTTTGCCATCATCAAGGTGGTGGCCATCGTGGCCCTGATCATCACCGGCGCGGTCATGATCGCCACCCACTTCACGTCCCCGAACGGCGCCGAAGCCAACCTCGCCAACATGTGGAACGACGGCGGCATGTTCCCGCACGGCATGTTCGGCTTCATCCTCGGCTTCCAGATCGCCATCTTCGCCTTCGCCGGCATCGAGCTGGTGGGCACCGCCGCCGCCGAAACCAAGGACCCGGAGAAGAACCTGCCGCGTGCCATCAACTCCATCCCGGTCCGCGTCCTCCTGTTCTACGTGGGCGCCCTGGTGGTCATCATGGCCGTCAACCCGTGGCGCACCATCGATCCGGCCAGCAGCCCGTTCATCGGCATGTTCACCCTGGCCGGGCTGGGGATCGCCGCCGTGGTCATCAACCTCGTGGTCCTGACCTCCGCCGCCTCCAGCGCCAACTCCGGGATCTACTCGACCTCCCGCATGATCTACGGGCTCGCCCAGGACGGTAACGCGCCGAAGGCCTTCGGCAAGCTGAGCCTTCGCAAAGTCCCGCAGAACGCCCTGCTGTTCTCCTGCATCTTCCTGCTGGCAGGGCTCGTCCTTCTCTACGCCGGAGACTCGGTGATCGGCGCATTCACGATCGTCACCTCCGTTGCCTCCGTGCTGACCATGTTCGTGTGGTCCATGATCCTCATCAGCTACATCGTGTTCCGCCGCCGGCGGCCGGCCCTGCACGCGGCCTCGGCCTTCAAGATGCCCGGCTCCGCGTTCATGCCGTACGTGGTGCTCGCGTTCTTCGTGTTCATGCTCGTGGCGCTGGCCCAGGCCGACGACACCAGGCTGGCGCTCTTCGTGGCCCCCATCTGGTTCCTCCTGCTGGGTGGCGCCTGGCACTTCAACCGGAAGACACCGCTGCAGCAGGCGCGGATTGTGGAATGGCAGGCCGTCCGCGCGGAGGAGGACGTCCGCGCGGCTGTCTGA
- a CDS encoding MFS transporter — protein sequence MPESAGIFHRSYLLVTLGACALVFLAAFESLAVTTIMPLVSRELDGAGLYALAFAGPLATGVIGMVAAGSWSDRKGPVAPLLAAVGMFVLGLLIAGTAGTMPVLVSGRLVQGLGGGGLTVALYVVIARVYPPVLHPKIFAAFSAAWVIPSLVGPFAAGVVAQLAGWQWVFLGVVGLVVPALLLTAPALRGLNGVPAADPATAGEPAAGEPAPGEPGVKTAGGTARPPGGPAKLALAALAALAVLGLNLSAQVPGAGGALAGAAVAVALLAVRPLMPRGTLTARRGLPSVILTRGLASAAFFGAEVYLPYLLVERYAFAPTFAGLTLTGGAIAWAAASAVQGRLGTRLEHRKAVRIGSAMVLGAVVLALVTTVLAWPAAVAIAGWIFAGGGMGLMYPRLSVMTLALSTKDTEGFNSSAMSISDSLGGALALAGTGIVFAAFSTTTASSFAGVFALTAVIGVAAVAVAPRVAVVPAAGKARP from the coding sequence ATGCCGGAATCAGCCGGCATCTTCCACCGCAGCTACCTGCTGGTGACGCTGGGGGCCTGCGCGCTGGTGTTCCTGGCAGCCTTCGAGTCGCTGGCGGTGACCACCATCATGCCGCTCGTCAGCCGGGAACTGGACGGCGCGGGCCTCTACGCTCTGGCCTTTGCGGGGCCGCTCGCCACCGGCGTGATCGGAATGGTGGCAGCCGGCAGTTGGTCGGACCGCAAGGGACCCGTGGCGCCGCTCCTGGCCGCGGTGGGCATGTTCGTTCTCGGCCTGCTCATCGCCGGCACCGCCGGGACCATGCCGGTTCTCGTGTCGGGGCGGCTCGTGCAGGGGCTCGGCGGGGGTGGGCTCACGGTGGCCCTGTACGTAGTGATTGCCCGGGTCTACCCGCCGGTACTGCATCCGAAGATTTTTGCCGCCTTCTCCGCGGCCTGGGTCATCCCGTCGCTCGTGGGCCCATTCGCCGCCGGCGTCGTGGCGCAACTTGCCGGCTGGCAGTGGGTCTTCCTTGGCGTGGTCGGGCTCGTGGTCCCGGCCCTGCTCCTGACTGCCCCGGCGCTGCGAGGCCTGAACGGAGTCCCCGCAGCGGACCCCGCAACCGCGGGAGAACCAGCCGCGGGAGAACCAGCCCCCGGAGAGCCCGGGGTGAAAACCGCGGGCGGCACGGCCCGACCGCCGGGAGGCCCGGCCAAGCTGGCGCTGGCGGCACTGGCGGCGCTCGCCGTCCTGGGCCTGAACCTGTCCGCCCAAGTCCCGGGGGCCGGCGGAGCGCTCGCAGGGGCCGCCGTCGCCGTCGCACTCCTGGCCGTCCGTCCGCTCATGCCGCGCGGAACGCTGACCGCACGGCGGGGCCTGCCGAGCGTCATCCTCACCCGCGGCCTCGCGTCCGCCGCGTTCTTCGGCGCCGAGGTGTACCTGCCGTATCTGCTCGTGGAACGCTACGCCTTCGCCCCGACTTTTGCAGGCCTCACGCTCACCGGCGGCGCCATCGCCTGGGCCGCGGCCTCGGCCGTCCAAGGCAGGCTTGGGACCCGCCTGGAACACCGGAAGGCGGTGCGGATCGGCTCGGCCATGGTCCTCGGCGCCGTCGTCCTCGCCCTCGTGACGACGGTCCTGGCGTGGCCGGCCGCCGTCGCGATCGCGGGCTGGATCTTCGCCGGGGGCGGGATGGGCCTGATGTATCCGCGCCTGAGCGTCATGACCCTGGCCCTCTCCACCAAGGACACTGAGGGCTTCAACAGTTCGGCCATGTCCATTTCGGATTCGCTCGGCGGCGCCCTGGCCCTCGCCGGCACGGGAATCGTATTCGCCGCGTTTTCGACGACGACGGCGTCGTCGTTCGCCGGCGTCTTCGCGCTCACGGCGGTGATCGGCGTCGCCGCCGTGGCCGTCGCGCCGCGCGTCGCCGTCGTTCCGGCCGCCGGCAAGGCGCGCCCGTAA
- a CDS encoding Lrp/AsnC family transcriptional regulator: MEGRIVELSEDDLALINVLQIAPRLSWADAAEVLGVHATTLAARWERLRASGVSWITAHLIGDPLQMCLAFVAVDCEMHRRKEVTARLAAMPEIVTVEEAASNRDLMLTVITPSLDDFSMKVISRLKEIDGLLKYQTALCTRLHASGGAWRLNVLSRAQQAAVRALAGPEATGVTQAAAREALPESHLALLPFLAKDGRATAADIARGLGRHPATVQRQLNRVLASGILSFRCEVAQKFSAFPVTCQWFVNVPAGRHEAAAAELRSMRNVRLSASTTGPTNFVIIMWLQSLADVMNIEQALQQKVPGIVLVESVVMLSTVKRVGWMLNPDSRASGAVVVPARGLDEVG; this comes from the coding sequence ATGGAGGGAAGAATAGTGGAACTCAGCGAGGATGACCTCGCCCTGATCAACGTCCTGCAGATCGCTCCGCGGCTGAGCTGGGCGGATGCGGCGGAGGTGCTGGGCGTTCACGCCACCACCCTCGCCGCCCGCTGGGAACGGCTGCGGGCCTCCGGCGTCTCCTGGATCACCGCCCACCTGATCGGCGATCCCCTTCAGATGTGCCTGGCGTTCGTCGCCGTGGATTGCGAAATGCACCGCCGGAAGGAAGTCACGGCCAGGCTCGCCGCGATGCCGGAAATCGTCACGGTGGAGGAGGCGGCCAGCAACCGGGACCTCATGCTGACCGTCATTACGCCCTCCCTGGACGATTTCAGCATGAAGGTCATTTCACGGCTGAAGGAGATTGACGGCCTCCTCAAGTACCAGACCGCCCTCTGCACGAGGCTGCACGCGAGCGGCGGCGCCTGGCGGCTCAATGTGCTGAGCCGCGCGCAGCAGGCCGCCGTGCGGGCGTTGGCCGGCCCCGAAGCCACTGGCGTCACCCAGGCTGCCGCCCGGGAGGCGCTGCCGGAAAGCCACCTGGCGCTCCTGCCGTTTCTGGCCAAGGACGGACGGGCCACGGCGGCGGACATTGCCCGCGGGCTGGGCCGGCACCCTGCCACCGTGCAGCGGCAGCTCAACCGGGTGCTCGCGAGCGGCATCCTGTCGTTCCGGTGCGAGGTGGCCCAGAAGTTTTCGGCGTTCCCCGTCACCTGCCAATGGTTTGTCAACGTCCCCGCCGGCCGGCACGAGGCGGCGGCCGCCGAACTGCGGTCCATGCGGAACGTGCGGCTCAGCGCCTCCACCACCGGGCCGACGAACTTCGTGATCATCATGTGGCTGCAGTCCCTGGCGGATGTCATGAACATCGAGCAGGCACTGCAGCAGAAGGTGCCCGGGATCGTGCTCGTGGAAAGCGTCGTCATGCTGAGCACCGTGAAGCGCGTGGGCTGGATGCTGAACCCGGACTCCAGGGCGAGCGGCGCCGTCGTGGTCCCGGCCCGGGGGCTCGACGAGGTCGGCTGA
- a CDS encoding M20 family metallopeptidase, protein MPITADARDMQTDLARFRHELHREPEIGLTLPRTQEKVLKALDGLGYEITLGQETTSVTAVLRGQASGTGAGDRPAVLLRADMDGLPVQEKTGVDYTSRIDGAMHACGHDLHTSMLAGAATLLAERRHRLAGDVVLMFQPGEEGFDGASHMIREGVLDAAGRRVDAAYGMHVFSALEPHGTFCTKPGVMLSSSDGLVVTVLGAGGHGSAPHSAKDPVTAAAEMVTALQVMVTRQFNMFDPVVLSVGVLQAGTKRNIIPETARIEATIRTFSEESRQKMMDAVPRLLKGIAAAHGLEVDVDYQQEYPLTITDEDETHTAENVIEGLFGDSRLARWATPLSGSEDFSRVLAEVPGTFIGLSAVPRGADHSASAFNHSPYATFDDGVLADGAALYAELAISRLAALAAADASAAANAAAAGSTLS, encoded by the coding sequence GTGCCGATCACCGCAGACGCCCGGGACATGCAGACGGACCTTGCCCGGTTCCGCCATGAGCTGCACCGGGAGCCCGAGATCGGGCTGACGCTTCCGCGGACACAGGAGAAGGTGCTCAAGGCGCTCGACGGGCTCGGCTACGAGATCACCCTGGGCCAGGAGACGACGTCGGTCACCGCGGTACTGCGCGGCCAGGCGTCCGGGACCGGCGCCGGTGACCGCCCGGCCGTGCTCCTGCGCGCGGACATGGACGGCCTGCCGGTGCAGGAGAAAACGGGAGTGGACTACACGTCCAGGATCGACGGGGCCATGCACGCCTGCGGCCACGACCTTCACACGTCCATGCTGGCAGGAGCCGCCACCCTCCTGGCCGAACGCCGGCACCGGCTCGCCGGCGACGTCGTCCTGATGTTCCAGCCCGGCGAGGAAGGGTTCGACGGCGCCAGCCACATGATCCGCGAAGGCGTGCTGGATGCCGCCGGCCGGCGCGTGGACGCCGCCTACGGCATGCACGTATTTTCCGCCCTGGAACCGCACGGCACGTTCTGCACCAAGCCCGGCGTCATGCTCAGCTCTTCCGACGGCCTGGTGGTCACCGTGCTCGGCGCCGGCGGCCACGGATCGGCCCCGCACTCGGCCAAGGACCCCGTGACGGCGGCCGCCGAAATGGTCACCGCCCTCCAGGTCATGGTCACCCGCCAGTTCAACATGTTCGATCCCGTAGTGCTCTCGGTGGGGGTCCTCCAGGCCGGCACCAAGCGCAACATCATCCCGGAAACCGCACGCATTGAGGCCACCATCAGGACCTTCTCCGAGGAATCCCGGCAGAAAATGATGGACGCCGTGCCGCGGCTGCTGAAGGGCATCGCGGCGGCGCACGGCCTCGAAGTCGACGTCGACTACCAGCAGGAGTACCCGCTCACCATCACCGACGAGGACGAAACGCACACCGCGGAGAACGTCATTGAGGGCCTGTTCGGTGACTCCCGGCTCGCCCGCTGGGCCACCCCGCTCAGCGGCTCCGAAGACTTCTCCAGGGTTCTCGCCGAGGTCCCCGGCACGTTCATCGGGCTGAGCGCCGTCCCCCGGGGCGCCGACCACTCCGCATCCGCGTTCAATCACTCCCCGTACGCCACGTTCGACGACGGCGTGCTGGCTGACGGCGCCGCACTCTACGCGGAGCTCGCCATTTCGAGGCTGGCCGCGCTTGCGGCTGCAGACGCTTCCGCCGCGGCCAACGCTGCTGCCGCCGGCTCCACCCTTTCCTAG